A genomic region of Mesorhizobium sp. NZP2077 contains the following coding sequences:
- a CDS encoding MBL fold metallo-hydrolase has translation MTKPPLGSTMRLVRPAPNVLGFYDGRIDGARAWSDAPNWLDDGAYALGICTYAIIDGSQALVYDTHISLPHARFIRQTLEAMGVTSIRVVLSHWHDDHIAGNEVFQDCEIIANHLTAAALASNRAEIEGGSPPIMPLVLPNRTYAGSLSLMVGSIAVELHQVEIHSHDGSVLLMPGTGLLLAGDTLENPITYVAEPERLAEHLIDLERMAGWKINRILPNHGSLEAIEAGGYDASFIAATQAYVGKLLACRHEPDLARQDLRTFGADMFATGAVKYFAPYEAVHRQNVEAVITTGQ, from the coding sequence ATGACCAAGCCGCCTCTTGGCTCGACAATGCGGCTGGTCCGTCCAGCACCAAACGTCCTTGGCTTCTACGATGGCCGCATTGACGGCGCTCGTGCCTGGTCGGACGCACCAAACTGGCTCGACGACGGCGCCTATGCGCTGGGCATATGCACCTATGCGATCATCGATGGGTCGCAGGCGCTTGTCTATGACACGCACATTTCACTGCCCCATGCCCGTTTCATCAGGCAAACGCTTGAAGCCATGGGGGTAACCTCGATCCGGGTTGTGCTCAGCCACTGGCATGACGACCATATTGCGGGCAACGAGGTGTTCCAGGATTGCGAGATCATCGCAAACCACCTGACCGCCGCGGCTCTGGCGAGCAACCGCGCTGAAATAGAAGGTGGCAGTCCGCCGATCATGCCGCTCGTCCTGCCGAACAGGACCTACGCCGGCAGCCTCAGCCTGATGGTTGGGTCGATTGCGGTCGAGCTTCACCAGGTTGAAATCCACAGCCATGACGGCAGTGTACTGCTCATGCCCGGCACCGGCCTGCTGCTGGCGGGCGACACGCTGGAGAATCCAATCACCTATGTCGCCGAACCGGAGCGGCTAGCCGAACATCTGATCGATCTCGAACGCATGGCCGGCTGGAAAATAAACCGGATCCTGCCCAATCACGGCTCCCTGGAAGCAATCGAGGCGGGTGGCTATGACGCAAGCTTCATTGCAGCGACTCAGGCCTATGTCGGCAAGCTGCTTGCCTGTAGGCACGAACCCGATCTGGCAAGACAGGATCTGAGAACGTTTGGCGCCGACATGTTCGCCACCGGTGCGGTCAAGTATTTCGCGCCATACGAGGCCGTTCACCGGCAAAACGTCGAAGCCGTTATCACCACCGGCCAATAA
- a CDS encoding low specificity L-threonine aldolase codes for MFFASDNWAGAHPNIVAGLSAAAGGFATAYGDSALDQAVYTRFSEIFEREVAVFFVATGTAANSLSLTTFNKPGGISFAHRESHVIEDECGAPEYFSGGSRLHAIDGALGKIDPHNLERTIGRFAPEIVHWGRPMAVSITQSTEVGTIYGLNEIEAISAIAKQHSVPLHMDGARFANALVALDTTPAEMTWKRGVDILSFGGTKNGCWCAEAIVLFDLDRAKELAFLRKRSAQLFSKSRFVAAQFEAYFRDGQWLDTARQANAMAARLAAAIEDSAHAKLAWLPQANEVFAVIKKTEAERLQAAGAAFYDWHKPHGFDGHIGEDELLYRFVTSFATTSEDVDRFGQLIA; via the coding sequence ATGTTCTTCGCTTCCGACAATTGGGCAGGCGCCCATCCCAATATCGTTGCCGGCCTGTCGGCCGCGGCCGGCGGCTTTGCCACCGCCTATGGCGACAGCGCACTCGACCAGGCGGTCTACACCAGGTTCAGCGAGATTTTCGAACGCGAGGTCGCGGTGTTCTTCGTGGCGACCGGCACCGCCGCCAACTCGCTGTCGCTGACCACCTTCAACAAGCCCGGCGGCATCTCGTTCGCCCACCGCGAATCTCATGTCATTGAGGACGAGTGCGGCGCGCCGGAGTATTTTTCCGGCGGCTCGCGGCTACATGCCATCGATGGCGCCCTGGGCAAGATCGACCCGCACAATCTGGAGCGGACCATTGGCCGCTTCGCGCCCGAAATCGTCCACTGGGGTCGGCCGATGGCGGTTTCGATCACCCAGTCGACCGAGGTCGGCACCATTTACGGTCTGAATGAGATCGAGGCGATTTCGGCCATTGCCAAGCAGCATTCCGTGCCGCTGCACATGGATGGCGCCCGCTTTGCCAATGCGCTGGTCGCGCTCGACACGACGCCGGCCGAAATGACCTGGAAACGCGGTGTCGACATCCTGTCTTTCGGCGGCACCAAGAATGGTTGCTGGTGCGCCGAGGCGATCGTGCTGTTCGACCTCGACCGCGCCAAGGAATTGGCCTTCCTGCGCAAGCGTTCCGCGCAGCTGTTCTCGAAGTCGCGCTTCGTCGCGGCGCAGTTCGAAGCCTATTTCAGGGACGGCCAATGGCTCGACACCGCGCGCCAAGCCAACGCCATGGCCGCACGCCTCGCCGCGGCAATCGAGGATTCGGCCCACGCCAAACTGGCATGGCTGCCGCAAGCCAACGAGGTGTTCGCGGTGATCAAGAAGACCGAGGCCGAGAGGCTGCAGGCGGCGGGCGCTGCCTTTTACGACTGGCACAAACCGCATGGCTTCGACGGCCATATCGGCGAGGACGAACTGCTCTACCGCTTCGTCACCAGCTTTGCCACGACGTCAGAGGACGTCGACCGCTTTGGCCAGCTGATTGCTTGA
- the gltB gene encoding glutamate synthase large subunit, whose amino-acid sequence MTDMTLSATNGQAAQTKAAAVKNTSRTDAGRTGIGQTGFAQRGLYDPRNEHDACGVGFIVNMKGVKSHQIVKDGLAVLENLTHRGAVGADPLVGDGAGVLVQLPDQFFREEMAAQSIELPAAGQYGVGHWFMPQDAALRAHIEDIIAESAQSEGLPLLGFRDVPVDNSSLSKAPDIVASEPFHRQVFIGRTADIPDDEEYEARLYLLRKVISGRIYAENDNKDIGAYCVSLSARTIVYKGMFLAYQVGAYYKDLKDPRFDTALILVHQRFSTNTFPSWKLAHPYRMVAHNGEINTVRGNNNWMAARQASVDSELFGNNISKLWPISYDGQSDTACFDNALEFLFQGGYSLSHAMMMLIPEAWAGNKLMGADRKAFYEYHAALMEPWDGPAAVAFTDGRQIGATLDRNGLRPARYIVTDDDRVIMASEAGVLPVPEERIVKKWRLQPGRMLLIDLAKGRIVPDEEIKSEIATKHPYKTWLANTQLILEDLKPVEPRELRRDVSLLDRQQAFGYTQEDTKLLMSPMATTGQEAVGSMGTDTPISAMSDKSKLLYTYFKQNFAQVTNPPIDPIREELVMSLVSFIGPRPNIFDLVGNSRRKRLEVRQPILTNGDLEKIRSIGHTEDRFDTKTIDITYGSSEGAAGMQGAIDRLCERAEAAVAGGYNIIILSDRQLGPDRIAIPALLATAAVHHHLIRKGLRTSVGLVVESGEPREVHHFCCLAGYGAEAINPYLAFDTLTDMHKRGELPEEVDAYEVVSRYIKSIGKGILKVMSKMGISTYQSYCGAQIFDAIGLKTDFVQQYFTGTATLIEGVGLEEVAGETVSRHTDGFGSDPVLRNSLDVGGEYLFRMRGEAHMWSPDAVATLQHAVRQGSWETFKEYSAQIDSETARAQTIRGLFKIKLAEESGRKKVALDDVMSAADIVKRFSTGAMSFGSISREAHTTLARAMNAIGGKSNTGEGGEEADRYLPLPGGGKNPERSAIKQVASGRFGVTAEYLVNSDVMQIKVAQGAKPGEGGQLPGHKVDATIAKVRHSTPGVGLISPPPHHDIYSIEDLAQLIYDLKNVNPAADVSVKLVSEVGVGTVAAGVAKARADHITISGYDGGTGASPLTSLKHAGSPWEMGLAETHQTLVLNGLRSRVALQVDGGLRTGRDVVIGALLGADEFGFSTAPLIAAGCIMMRKCHLNTCPVGVATQDPVLRKRFKGTPEHVINFFFYVAEEVRALLAEMGYTHIDQIIGDTDLLEKRDLIMHWKARGLDFSKMFYKPDAPHEAVHWTERQKHPIDDVLDRKLIELAKPALEAKQPVKIEVDIRNVDRSTGAMLSGEVAKRFKHKGLREDTIQVKLTGTAGQSFGAFLARGISFELVGAGNDYVGKGLSGGRIIIRPPENSKIVAAESIIVGNTVLYGATEGEAYFAGVAGERFAVRNSGVAAVVEGVGDHGCEYMTGGIVVVIGKTGRNFAAGMSGGVAYVLDEAGDFAERCNMAMVELEPVPEEDDLMERLLHHGGDLDHKGRVDVSGDMTSHDEERLYQLISNHVHYTGSVRGREILDDWTIFRPKFRKIMPVEYRRALIEMERMRMGVAAE is encoded by the coding sequence ATGACGGACATGACGCTCTCTGCGACGAACGGCCAGGCCGCTCAGACGAAAGCGGCTGCCGTCAAAAATACGTCGCGAACCGATGCTGGCCGAACCGGCATCGGCCAAACCGGTTTTGCCCAACGAGGCCTCTACGATCCGCGCAACGAGCATGACGCCTGCGGCGTCGGCTTCATCGTCAACATGAAGGGCGTGAAGTCGCATCAGATCGTCAAGGACGGTCTTGCCGTGCTTGAAAACCTGACGCATCGCGGCGCCGTCGGCGCCGACCCGCTGGTCGGCGATGGCGCCGGCGTGCTGGTGCAGCTTCCCGACCAGTTCTTTCGCGAGGAGATGGCAGCCCAAAGCATCGAACTGCCAGCGGCGGGCCAGTACGGCGTCGGACACTGGTTCATGCCGCAGGACGCCGCGCTGCGTGCCCATATCGAGGACATCATCGCCGAATCGGCGCAGTCGGAAGGACTGCCGCTGCTCGGATTCCGCGATGTGCCCGTCGACAATTCATCGCTGTCGAAGGCGCCCGACATCGTCGCCTCCGAGCCGTTCCATCGCCAGGTGTTCATCGGCCGCACGGCGGACATTCCCGATGACGAGGAATATGAGGCCCGGCTCTATCTGCTGCGCAAGGTCATCTCGGGCCGCATCTACGCCGAGAACGACAACAAGGACATCGGCGCCTATTGCGTGTCGCTGTCGGCGCGCACCATCGTCTACAAGGGCATGTTCCTGGCCTATCAGGTTGGCGCCTATTACAAGGACCTCAAGGACCCGCGCTTCGACACCGCGCTGATCCTCGTCCACCAGCGTTTCTCGACCAACACCTTCCCGTCGTGGAAGCTGGCGCATCCCTACCGCATGGTCGCCCACAATGGCGAGATCAACACGGTGCGCGGCAACAACAACTGGATGGCGGCGCGCCAAGCGTCGGTCGATTCCGAACTGTTCGGCAACAACATCTCGAAGCTCTGGCCGATCTCTTATGACGGCCAATCCGACACCGCCTGTTTCGACAATGCGCTCGAGTTCCTGTTCCAGGGCGGCTACAGCCTCAGCCACGCCATGATGATGCTGATCCCGGAAGCCTGGGCCGGCAACAAGCTCATGGGTGCCGATCGCAAGGCTTTCTACGAATACCATGCAGCCCTGATGGAGCCGTGGGACGGGCCGGCGGCGGTCGCCTTCACCGATGGCCGCCAGATCGGCGCCACGCTCGACCGCAACGGCCTGCGCCCGGCACGCTACATCGTCACCGATGACGACCGCGTGATCATGGCCTCGGAGGCCGGCGTGCTGCCGGTGCCGGAGGAGAGGATCGTCAAGAAGTGGCGGCTGCAGCCCGGCCGCATGCTGTTGATCGACCTTGCCAAGGGCCGTATCGTTCCCGACGAGGAGATCAAGTCGGAGATCGCCACCAAGCATCCCTACAAGACCTGGCTCGCCAACACGCAGCTTATCCTGGAAGACCTGAAGCCGGTCGAACCACGCGAATTGCGCAGGGACGTGAGCCTTCTCGATCGCCAGCAGGCGTTCGGCTACACCCAGGAAGACACCAAGCTGTTGATGTCGCCAATGGCGACCACCGGCCAGGAAGCTGTGGGCTCGATGGGCACCGACACGCCGATCTCGGCGATGTCGGACAAGTCGAAGCTGCTCTACACCTATTTCAAGCAGAACTTCGCCCAGGTCACCAATCCGCCGATCGATCCGATACGCGAGGAACTGGTGATGAGCCTGGTGTCCTTCATCGGGCCGCGGCCCAACATCTTCGACCTGGTCGGCAATTCGCGCCGCAAGCGGCTCGAAGTGCGCCAGCCGATCCTGACCAATGGCGACCTGGAGAAGATCCGTTCCATCGGCCACACCGAGGACCGTTTCGACACCAAGACGATCGACATCACCTACGGGTCGAGCGAGGGCGCTGCCGGCATGCAAGGCGCCATCGACAGGCTCTGTGAACGCGCCGAGGCGGCGGTCGCCGGCGGCTACAACATCATCATCCTGTCCGATCGTCAGCTCGGCCCGGACCGCATCGCCATTCCAGCACTGCTGGCGACCGCCGCGGTGCATCATCATTTGATCCGCAAGGGGCTGCGCACCTCGGTCGGCCTGGTCGTCGAATCCGGCGAGCCGCGCGAAGTGCACCACTTCTGCTGCCTTGCCGGCTATGGCGCCGAAGCGATCAATCCGTATCTCGCCTTCGACACGCTCACCGACATGCACAAGCGCGGCGAGCTGCCGGAAGAGGTCGACGCCTACGAGGTCGTGTCGCGCTACATCAAGTCGATAGGCAAGGGCATCCTCAAGGTGATGTCCAAGATGGGCATCTCGACCTACCAGTCCTATTGCGGCGCGCAGATCTTCGACGCCATCGGGCTGAAGACCGATTTCGTGCAGCAATATTTCACCGGCACCGCGACGCTGATCGAAGGCGTCGGGCTGGAAGAGGTCGCCGGCGAGACTGTCAGCCGCCATACGGATGGTTTCGGCAGCGATCCTGTGCTGCGCAACAGCCTGGATGTCGGTGGCGAATATCTGTTCCGCATGCGCGGCGAGGCGCATATGTGGTCGCCCGACGCGGTCGCCACCTTGCAGCACGCCGTGCGCCAGGGTTCGTGGGAAACGTTCAAGGAGTATTCCGCGCAGATCGACAGCGAGACGGCCCGCGCGCAGACCATCCGCGGCCTGTTCAAGATCAAGCTGGCAGAGGAGAGCGGGCGCAAGAAAGTCGCGCTCGACGACGTCATGTCGGCAGCCGACATCGTCAAGCGCTTCTCGACCGGGGCGATGTCGTTCGGTTCCATCTCCAGGGAAGCGCACACGACACTGGCACGCGCCATGAACGCCATCGGCGGCAAGTCGAACACCGGCGAGGGCGGTGAAGAGGCCGACCGTTACCTGCCGCTGCCCGGCGGCGGCAAGAACCCGGAACGCTCGGCGATCAAGCAGGTCGCATCGGGTCGTTTCGGCGTGACGGCCGAATACCTCGTCAATTCCGATGTCATGCAGATCAAGGTCGCGCAGGGCGCCAAGCCCGGCGAAGGCGGCCAGTTGCCTGGCCACAAGGTCGACGCCACCATCGCCAAGGTCCGGCACTCGACGCCGGGCGTCGGCCTGATCTCGCCGCCGCCGCATCACGACATCTATTCGATCGAGGATCTGGCGCAGCTGATCTACGATCTGAAGAACGTCAATCCGGCGGCCGACGTGTCGGTCAAGCTGGTGTCGGAAGTCGGTGTCGGCACGGTCGCGGCCGGTGTCGCCAAGGCGCGCGCCGACCACATCACAATTTCGGGCTATGATGGCGGTACCGGTGCCTCGCCGCTGACCTCGCTCAAGCATGCCGGCAGCCCGTGGGAAATGGGCCTTGCCGAGACGCACCAGACGTTAGTGCTGAACGGCTTGCGTTCGCGCGTCGCGCTGCAGGTCGATGGCGGCTTGCGCACCGGCCGCGACGTCGTCATCGGTGCGCTGCTCGGCGCCGACGAGTTCGGCTTCTCGACCGCGCCTTTGATCGCGGCCGGCTGCATCATGATGCGCAAGTGCCATTTGAACACCTGTCCGGTTGGCGTCGCCACGCAGGACCCGGTTCTGCGCAAGCGCTTCAAGGGTACGCCCGAGCATGTCATCAACTTCTTCTTCTACGTCGCGGAAGAGGTGAGGGCGCTGCTCGCCGAGATGGGCTACACCCATATCGACCAGATCATCGGCGATACCGACCTTCTGGAAAAGCGCGACCTGATCATGCACTGGAAGGCGCGCGGGCTCGATTTCTCGAAGATGTTCTACAAGCCCGATGCGCCGCATGAAGCAGTGCACTGGACCGAGCGGCAGAAGCATCCCATCGACGACGTGCTCGACCGCAAGCTGATCGAGCTGGCGAAGCCCGCTCTGGAGGCCAAGCAACCGGTCAAGATCGAGGTGGACATCCGCAATGTCGACCGTTCGACCGGCGCCATGCTGTCGGGTGAAGTCGCCAAGCGCTTCAAGCATAAGGGCCTGCGCGAGGACACGATCCAGGTGAAACTCACCGGCACCGCCGGCCAGTCCTTCGGCGCCTTCCTGGCACGCGGCATCTCGTTCGAACTCGTCGGCGCCGGCAACGACTATGTCGGCAAGGGCCTGTCGGGCGGGCGCATCATCATCCGGCCGCCGGAGAACTCCAAGATCGTTGCGGCGGAATCGATCATCGTCGGCAACACGGTGCTCTATGGCGCGACCGAGGGCGAAGCCTATTTCGCCGGCGTTGCCGGCGAGCGTTTCGCGGTGCGCAATTCGGGTGTGGCGGCCGTTGTCGAAGGCGTCGGTGACCATGGCTGCGAATACATGACCGGCGGCATCGTCGTGGTCATCGGCAAGACCGGCCGCAACTTCGCCGCAGGCATGTCGGGCGGTGTCGCCTATGTGCTCGACGAGGCCGGCGATTTCGCTGAGCGCTGCAACATGGCGATGGTCGAGCTGGAGCCGGTTCCGGAAGAAGACGATCTGATGGAGAGGCTGCTGCACCATGGCGGCGATCTCGATCACAAGGGCCGCGTTGATGTCTCGGGCGACATGACCAGCCATGACGAGGAAAGGCTCTATCAGCTGATCTCGAACCATGTGCACTATACGGGTTCGGTGCGCGGCCGCGAGATCCTCGATGACTGGACGATTTTTCGGCCAAAATTCCGCAAGATCATGCCGGTCGAATACCGCCGCGCGCTGATCGAGATGGAACGCATGCGCATGGGCGTCGCTGCCGAATAG